The genome window TGATGGACCTCCCCTCGGCCTATGACGTGAGACGGTGCGAAGATATACGGTATCTTTAAGAGAAGACAGTCAGTAGCCTATTAGACAACATAGAATAGAAGACACGTAGCCTAATCTCACAAAACCTGGTTTAAATTACAGGTTGGCATAAAATAGGCCAAAAACCGTTGGCGATATATTAATCGGTGTCCTGGAACTGACGGAATTCAAGAAATGTAAGTCGAATAAAGTAGGAGGCACGTCCATcggacatttaaaaaatatatatttaatttcaTATCTTTGAAAGGTTTAGAAACCACTTCAGTTATCACAAAAGTAGGCTAGAACAAACCTTTATTAGACCTAGGCCCTAAATAAATTGCATTGAAATGTCCATGACGTATGGAAGGAAAATTATAAGGAAATTGACAGTTTTACTTTCACTTATGCGAGCATTCTATTTTGCTCTTCTGGGCAGAATGATATCAGACAGTAGCATATATTCAATTTGCAACTCAAaataggcctaatacattatacCATAAACACACATTTCGATTGCTTGCTGATTTAGATCAATCTTTAGGCCAACTATTCATATTTGTATTCGATTGGTGGTGTCTCATGAAGCCTATTTTACAACTCGCAGAACTTGCGTAACATCGGGTGCTGCAATGTCCGGTGCACCTGGACCAAAGAACATGATCAAAGGTAAAcactaaaccaggtgttatatagcCTAATGTCTCAAATATGCCGACGTTATTAAAATGTATGTTTTGCTGTAATTAGTGATGGTTAATGGGGAAACATTCAATACCTTAAGTATTCTACCTCGATGAACAATCACAAAAGTCCTTCCTTTTAATTTATTCTTCAACCTACTGTAGTTGCAACTGCTGCCCTCCTCTAGAATCCTCAACAGCATTTTTCACTCCCTATAGCCTATTTAATCCTGTCTGAATTAGAAAAAGTGCATCACGCCTACCCTCCAATTTGCACAccctacacacatgcacacatacaacaTTAAAGGAGGCATGTAGAGATATAGGCCCCTATCAAATATATTATGTATGCTTTGCATTCCATCACTGTCAAAAGTCCCAAGTcatgtcctctctctacctcagaAAAACACTTTGTGGACCATCACCGGACGGCCCTGATCGACAGAGTGAGCCAGGTGGAACCCCTATTGGATAGACTCCTGGATAACGGAATCATTACCCAAAACGCCTACAGTGAAGTGAGGGCTAACAGAACCAATCAGAAAAAGATGAGGGAGCTTTTCGATGGCCCTCTGAAAGCATGTGGGCCCAAAGGCAAAGATATATTCTTAGATATCCTGATGGATTTGGAGCCATTCCTGATCAGTCACCTGAAGGGGGAATAATGAGGATATGAGCCATTTTTTTAAGGCATGCAACAAAAATATGATGATAATAATGCACTCTGTTTGACAGTGTATTCTTAAATTGGAAAAAATGAATTGTCTCCAAAGTTTGCAATAAATTAAAATTATTTTGATTAGCAAATACTGTGTGGTGAATTCTAATCATCTAGCTTTTTTAAAACACAACAATAGAAAACAtacaaacaaatcaaatcaaaacaaatgatcaaatgttattagttacACGGTataaaagaggaggagagggaggcaatgcaaaaagtctgggtagccatttgattagatgctcaggagtcttttggcttgggggtagaagctgtttagaagcctcttggacctagatttggtgctccggtaccgcttgccgtgcggtagcagagagaacagtctatgactagggtggctggagtctttgacaatttttagggccttcctctgacaccgcctggtatagaggtcctggatggcaggaagcttagccccagtgatgtactgggccgttcgcactaccctctgtagtgcattgcggtcggaagccgagcagttgccataccaggcagtgatgcaaccagtcaggatgctctgatggtgcagctgtagaaccttttgaggatctaggGACCAATGCCGAAACTTTTccatctcctgagggggaataggttttgtcgtgccctcttcacgactgtcttggtgtgcttgaaccatgttagtttgttggtgatgtggacaccaaggaacttgaagctctcaacctgctccactgcagccccgtcattgagaatgggggcgtgctcggtcctctttttcctgtagtccacaatcatctcctttgtcttgatcacgttgagggagaggttgttgtcctggcaccactcggacacgtctctgacctcctccctataggctgtctcgtcgttgtcggtgataagGCCAATGACAatgacactgttgtgtcattggcaaacttaatgatggtgttggagtcatgcctggccgtgcagtcatgagtgaacagggagtacaggaggggactgagcacgcacctttgaggggcccctgtgttgaggatcagcatggtggatgtgttgttaccaacccttaccacctggggggcggcccgtaaggaagtccaggatccagttgcagagggaggtgtttagtcccagggtccttagcttattgatgaactttgagggcactatggtgttgaacgctgagctgtagtcaatgaatagcattctcacataggtgttccttttgtccaggtgggaaagggcagtgtggagtgcaatagagattgcatcatcagtggatctgttggggcggtatgcaaattggagtgggtctagggtttctgaaataatggtgttgatgtgagccatgaccagtctttcaaagcacttcatggcttcagacatgagtgctacgggtcggtagtcatttaggcaggttaccttagtgttcttgggcacaggcactatggtggtctgcttaaaacatgttggtattacagactccgacagggagaggttgaaaatatcagtgaagacacttgccagttggtcagcgcatgctcgcagtacacgtcatggtaatccatctggccctgcggccttgtgaatgttgacctgtttaaaggtcttactcacatcagctgcggagagcgtgatcacacagtcttccagaacagctggtgctcttatgcatgtttcagtgttatttgcctcgaagcgagcatagaagtagtttaactcgtctggtaggctcgtgtcactgggcagctctcggctgtgcttccctttgtagtctgtaatggtttgcaagccctgccacatccgacacgcgtcagagccgatgtagtacgattcgatcttcaTCCTGTATtgccgctttgcctgtttgatggttcgttggatgacatagcgggatttcttataagcttccgggttagagtcccgctatttgaaagtggcagctctagcctttagctcagtgcggatgttgcctgtaatccatggcttctggttggggtatgtacgtacggtcactgtttggacgacgtcatcgatgcacttattgatgaagccaatgactgatgtggtgtactcctcaatgccatcggaggaatcccgggacAAATTCccgtctgtgctagcaaaacagtcctgtagcttagcatctgtttcaactgaccacttttttattgatctagtcactggtgcttcctgctttaattttggcttgtaagcagaaatcaggaggatagaattatggtcagatttgccaaatggagggcgagctttgtatgtgtctctgtgtgtgaagtaaaggtggtccagagttttttcccctctggttgcacatctaacatgctaacatgctgatagaaatttggtaaaacggatttaagttaccctgcattaaagtccccggctactaggagtgccgactctgggtgagcgttttcttgtttgcttatggcggaatacagctcattcaatgctgtcttagtgccagcctcagtctggggtggtatgtaaacagctacgaaaaatacagatgaaaactctcgaggtagatagtgtggtctacagcttatcatgagatactctatctcaggcgagcaatagctcgagacttccttagatatcgtgtacCAGCAGttatttacaaatatacatagtccACCGCACCTTGagcatataaccagccagctgtatgttgatagtgtcgtcgttctgCCACGACTCTGTGAATAATAAGATaatacagttttgaatgtcccgttggtagtttaatcttccgcgtaggtcatcgattttattctccaaagattgcacgtttgctagcagaatggaaggaagtgggagtGTATTTGACCGCTTACAAATTCTCAGAAgacatgtacaaaataagtaaaaaaataagttacaaacaaaaaAGCACAATCGGTAGGGGATActaaaacgtcagccttcttctATGGTGCCATTGAATACATGTAGTAACATGGTGTTATGTAGCCTATAAAAATGAGTGAACAATACATCTGTGCTTAGGCTATGTCGTTTCTTAAACATAAACAAGCATACGGCCATTTGAACATAAACGTCTGCTTATCATAAGAGAGCCATtgatagcctggtcctagatctgtttgatCTGTCTTGTCAATTAGTTGTCATTGTTTGCATAACATGGAGCGGCAAGGACTGGCAtgatgatggcacaaacagactggtatcCAGGAGTGTATCTTTGAGTCGCATTAGAGTTTCTATTGAAcacattcaggtaggtccctccgtTTCATTTTTTCTGCTTTGTTTGCATCAGTCTCTTCTGTTTGGTTTCTTTTGGTTGCTATAGCTAGTGAATACAGGCTACCGTCCATATTTGGCTGTCTGTAGACGTAGATGGGATAATGGCAGTTcatgtgctagtcggaactaggaaactgcATTTCCGATTTACTAACTGGTTGAACTAGTCTGAACTAGGAAACTGACATTTCTGACTTCCTAACTGGTTGTAGTTGCTCAGGTGCTGCGTTCAGTcagttagcaagtcggaaatgcagtttcctagttccgaccaACACATGAACGCGCATTAGCCTGTTTTTACAAGTTCCAGGGAGTTCTGCCTTTAGTTGCATGTTCAACACATTCacagtgtattttttttaatctttGGGGAGGACACATCATCTGTTTAAAATTGCAGGCTACTTGCACAAAATGTTATCTTAGTAGGCTTGTGTGACAATGCTTTATTTGAACAAAACACATTTAATATTGAACAGTCAACTCAATGTATTTGAAATAAAACgtaataaaaaattataaaacacaATTCATACACCATGCTGCTAGCATAATCAAAAGCCACAGTTGTTCACGTTACGTTTTTGTCTTCAGTGTATCTGTAGTTTAATAAAAAACACAGGATTTGGCAAAGACTCCTACTCCCTGCATTCATTGGGAGAGTTAGGTAACAGCACCAAACAAGCATGTCCGACCCGTTCTAATTATACCAAAGTGATCCGACCTGATTGTTGTCTGGCGCGGAACCTAGTGGGAAATAACACTGTCTGAAACTAATGAGAAGATCGACTGTATTTGAATAAGGTTAGTGCAATTAGTATCTTGTTAGCTCGATGCTTTGTTTACCTAAAACGCGCAAAGAACGATGCAGTTAGCCATGGAGCTCAGCTAGCATGATTTAGCTTCTAGCTATCCGGGTAATAAAGATGACAGCTAGCTACTGGTGTTCGTTCATAACACGGGAATAGTTACTGTAGTCACCGATTACATGTATGTGAGGTTACATGCTGTAGCTTTAATGCATGTGACAGTAGGTGTCAAATTAAGAAGTGCATAATTCCATCAAATATTGAGTACCACCAATCTGTTTCTACTATCATTCCACTCCTTATCAATCCCTGGAAATGACATGGAGTACAAGGAGGGGCATGTTAGCAAAAGTGGTTCTGTATTTCAGACTAGACCACTACCAACAAAATGTAAACAATGGTTCAAAAGCATCCCATGACCTTTTCAAATGCATGCTATGCTTCTCTATGCTAACAATTAAGTGTGGGAACAAATACAACAAGCAACATCATGTTTCTTGTCACTGTTGGGCAGGTGTGTGCTTCTGCGTGCCACCAGCAGAGATGAGTTACGCCATGCAGCTGTTGATTCACCGTGGGGATTTCTGTCATGGCCACACGCTGATCCCCCTGGCCCTCCGGTCCCTTCTCCGCACGCTGAGTTCTGGTCCCCGTGTGAGCCACAGCCTTCGGGAGAGCTACCAGCTGCTACAGCTTGAGCTTCCGGATGAGGGCGAGAGTAGCCCTGCGCAGGTGAAAGAAGCCTACCTACGCATGGCCAAGCTGTACCATCCAGACTCGGGCGCTGCTACGGCAGACGAGGTGCTGTTTGCGCGGGTAGAGGAGGCATACCGCGCCGTGCTGGCGCACCAGTCCCGGCTTCAGAGCTGTGGGGGTTCGAtggaagacgaggaggagaaggTGAAAGGCGTGGCTCCTCAGCACCGCCACTACCTGAGCTACGAGGGCGTGGGCTCTGGGACGCCTAGCCAGCGCGAGCGCCAATACCGGCAATTCCGAGTGGATCGGGCGGTGGAGCAGGTCCTCGACTACCGCCAGAAGGAGCATGAGACGGCGGCTGCAGCCGAGGGGGCGCTGGTGGAGAGGGACGTCCGCCAGCGCAGCCGGCAGATCAAGGTCACGCAGGCAGTGGAGAGGCTGGTGGAAGACCTCATTCAGGAATCCATGTCCCGGGGAGACTTCCGCAACCTGAGTGGCGCCGGGAAGCCCATCAACAAGTTTGAGCACAACCCGTATGCCGACCCCATGACCCACAACCTCAACCGCATTCTCATCGACAACGGCTACCAGCCACCCTGGATTGTCACGCAACGCGACATCAGAGAGGACATCGCACAGATCCGAGAGAGACTGCTGCAGGGCCGGGCGCGTCTCGTCGACCCCATGAACCCCAGGGAGCATGCTCAGTGGCAGCAGCTGTGTGGGGTGGTGGCGGATGACCTTATGAAGCTCAATAAAACGGTGGATAACTTCAACCTGATTGCGCCCATGCTTACCATGCAAATGGTCCACTTCAATTTGGAGCGTGAGATCGACCGCGCAGAGAAAGCAGCCATTCAAGGCagacaggagaggaagagggaaagagtgagggagtgggaggagcagagaagagaaagagaaagggagcggGAGAAGAGAAATCAACACTCTTGGCAAGGCGGCCTGCTGGCATGGATGCAGAATTTACTAAAATGAGCAATGGGCCTTGAAGCAAAATTAGATAAAAAAGGatatttcaaatcaaacttttatTTATAATTCATTTACACAGGTGTCAACACACTTCGAGAGGATAAGACAGAGGTGTTGAATCATTTGTCTTTTATGTCATTTGCAGTGTTTTTGCTACATTGGGTTGATTACAGTAGCATGTTATAACACACAGAAAACTAGAACAAGCCACTACTACAACACGGTTACTTGAccttactgtaactcaactgtgCTTTACAATAATGCTACACCGTGTCAGTGTCTGGACCTCAGGACACAATGGTAATGGTATCGGACTACAATAATCCATTTAATGAAATAGTTTTTATCTACGTTTATAAGCTAAGCGATTCTAATTACATTGATTTGTTTCTTTGCTGAATGAAGGAATGAAAGCATAGAGTACTCAATGTTCGTTATGAATGAGCAGTTGACTGAAACTGCCCTGAACTCAAATATGGGGAAACAGAAACCTCTGAAGATTTTTTCGCACACTTCCAGTCAGATGAAAATCTCTTTAAATAGCACGACTGACCGAATGCTAAGCTACGATGAGTGGAAGTGTGTAGTGACTTTTTCCAGTTTTGCATTTTGCCTCCCGCAACTTCACTAATCGATTATGGGTATGTGCGGTAGATTCTGCCTATGATTGCATTACAATAAGAGGTACTGTAACTCAATCTCTTTCTCACTTGTCATCGTGACTATAATATGTTATATTAGGATTGAGAACATCAACACTATTATCTCCTCACTATCCATCCCAACCTATCCTGGGAGCTGCTCCAATGCAGCAGGGTTGCAGATGACCATGGGGTTCTTCCCATTGTCTCCAATACGTGTGTCTGCCCCATGCAGTGCCTGTGTGACGGCCCGTGGGAGGGTGAGTCCTTTGGTCCAGTCGTGGGCAATGTACTGGTGATACGGATCGTGGGAGCTCTCTAGCTTCTTGGAGCGGATGTAGCTCAGCATGATACCAAACGTGAAGAAACTAAACATACCTACCATCAGTAGAACGTACACAAATCCCTGAGCTTGAGCCTTAGGTATAGCTCCGCCCACTGGGAAAACCGCATGTTGGGTAGTGTAGTTTTGAGAGCGTACTGGGACCAGTAAACCTGTGCCGTTCAGACATTGC of Salvelinus alpinus chromosome 4, SLU_Salpinus.1, whole genome shotgun sequence contains these proteins:
- the dnajc28 gene encoding dnaJ homolog subfamily C member 28, with amino-acid sequence MSYAMQLLIHRGDFCHGHTLIPLALRSLLRTLSSGPRVSHSLRESYQLLQLELPDEGESSPAQVKEAYLRMAKLYHPDSGAATADEVLFARVEEAYRAVLAHQSRLQSCGGSMEDEEEKVKGVAPQHRHYLSYEGVGSGTPSQRERQYRQFRVDRAVEQVLDYRQKEHETAAAAEGALVERDVRQRSRQIKVTQAVERLVEDLIQESMSRGDFRNLSGAGKPINKFEHNPYADPMTHNLNRILIDNGYQPPWIVTQRDIREDIAQIRERLLQGRARLVDPMNPREHAQWQQLCGVVADDLMKLNKTVDNFNLIAPMLTMQMVHFNLEREIDRAEKAAIQGRQERKRERVREWEEQRREREREREKRNQHSWQGGLLAWMQNLLK
- the LOC139573808 gene encoding apoptosis-associated speck-like protein containing a CARD, with the protein product MSGAPGPKNMIKEKHFVDHHRTALIDRVSQVEPLLDRLLDNGIITQNAYSEVRANRTNQKKMRELFDGPLKACGPKGKDIFLDILMDLEPFLISHLKGE